The Spirosoma oryzicola region GCTTGATCGAGATTGGAATAAGAAACTCCTCCGCATATTTCATTCGTATATACACCAGTGGTTTGAAATCCTCGTTTAGTTTTTTTAGGAGAAGGCCGCTGATGTATTGATCTGACAAGTCAAAAACAATGAACACTTGCTGCCCTTTCTCGATTTTACCGATTCTGTCGACCCAATACTCGATAAGCCTGCTAGCTGCGAAGAATGATCCGTGGCCGTGTTCTTGAATAGTCTTTCGTAAATCCTCTTCACTTATTTCCAGAAAATCAAATAAATAATAGCTGTCTGCGATCAACACACGACTTGGCATAGCATCTATTTTCAAGAATAAATACGATATCCACCACCAAGAGGATCAATCAGTAGGCGGAGCATGTTTGATTTTAGTTTTGCTTTTTAATGATCGGTCGTTGATTTCAAGAGCAGGTATTTACCGTACTGGGACAACAATTCTATCGCATTCGATTGGTTTTCCACTGGCTTTTCTTTGTCAGTGTCGATGGACTATTTGCTGCCGGTTGTTTCTTACTGGACTTAGCCTGTTCCAGCAGGTAAGCGGCTAGCACAGCCGCTAGTTCAGCTTCCGCCGGATCGGGCTCCGGGGTCAATTTATCTGGTGAAAAATAGTTGCTCACAAAACCGGTGTCGAACTGACCGGATCGGAAGGCTTGGTGCTCCATGACGAACCGGCCAAACGGTAACGTTGTCTGAACACCCGAAATCTGGTACTCATCGATGGCCCGGATCATTTTCTGAATCGCTTCCTCCCGCGATTCGCCGTAGGTGATCAGTTTGGCAATCATCGGATCGTAATAAATCGGAATCGACATGCCCTGCTCAAAGCCATCATCAACGCGAACGCCGTTCCCCTGCGGTCGTACGTATGTATCAAGCGTACCTACGTCGGGCAGAAAGTTGTTGGCCGGATCTTCAGCGTATACCCGCACCTCCACCGCGTGACCGTTGATCTGCAAATCTTCCTGACGAATCGTTAGCGGTTCCCCCTCCGCGATGTAAATCATCTGCTTCACCAGATCAATGCCGGTGATAAGTTCGGTAACGGGATGCTCCACCTGAAGGCGCGTATTCATTTCCAGAAAATAGAAGTCGAGATTGTCATTGACAATAAACTCGACTGTTCCAGCTCCGTAATAGCCACAGGCGCGTGCCACATCGACGGCGGCTTGCCCCATTGCCTCGCGGATCTCGGGCGTCAAGATGGCCGATGGAGCCTCTTCGACTACTTTCTGGTGCCGACGCTGAACCGAGCATTCGCGTTCGAATAAATGAATGATGTTGCCGTGTTGATCGCCCAAAACCTGAATCTCGATGTGGCGGGGTGAGGTTACGTATTTCTCGATAAAAACGGAACCATCGCCAAACGCTGACAGCGCTTCACTAACGGCGCGGTCCATCTGTTCGTCGAACTCTGCTTCGCTCTCGACTACGCGCATTCCTTTGCCTCCACCGCCCGCACTCGCTTTAATCAGGACCGGATAGCCAATCTGGGTGGAGATAGCCTTGGCTTCGTCCCGATCGGTGATGGCCGAGGGCGTTCCCGGAACCATCGGAATGTTGTAATCCGCTACGGCAGCTTTGGCGGCTAATTTACTACCCATGACCTCAATGCTCTCCGGCGAAGGACCGATAAAAATCAGACCAGCCTCGCGGACCATTCGGGAAAAATTAGCATTTTCGGACAGAAAACCGTAGCCGGGGTGAATGGCATCAACACCCAGTTGTCGGCAAACGTCGATGATTACGTCCGCTTTCAGGTACGATTCGACGGAAGGAGCCGGACCTACGCAAACAGCCTCGTCGGCATAGCGCACATGCAGGGCATTCCGGTCAGCTTCGGAGTAGATTGCTACCGTCTGAATGCCCATTTCGCGCGCTGTACGCATAATTCGCAGGGCAATTTCGCCCCGGTTGGCAACGAGTATTTTTCGAATTTGGGTCATGGAAGAGTCATTGAGTAGCCAAACCTGATTGCAGCTAGTACAGCTAGTTACTGGCCATTTTGTGTCATTTACTTCGTATACGTTCTTTAGTGGCAAACGACAATAAATGGCCCAAAACGACTATCAATGACCAATAATACGCTTTTGTAACAAAAGGATCATAAAACTGAATTTTCGGGGATGAACTTGTACTCCCAAAAGTTAAGCGTATTTTTGCACTTACCGCATAAAAAAGAAGGGGTTAGCCCATTAAACTATAAAAAAAAGTGGATTTATTTGAGAAACTGCGCACCAATCTAGGCCCCATCGGCTCGCCATCCCGCGAGTTCAATGGCCACCATTATTTTGCGTTCCCCAAACTTGAAGGCGAACTGGGTCCTCACATGCGCTTCCAAGGCAAGGATGTCCTCAACTGGAGCCTAAACAACTACCTGGGTCTGGCCAACCATCCTGAGGTCCGCA contains the following coding sequences:
- the accC gene encoding acetyl-CoA carboxylase biotin carboxylase subunit, with protein sequence MTQIRKILVANRGEIALRIMRTAREMGIQTVAIYSEADRNALHVRYADEAVCVGPAPSVESYLKADVIIDVCRQLGVDAIHPGYGFLSENANFSRMVREAGLIFIGPSPESIEVMGSKLAAKAAVADYNIPMVPGTPSAITDRDEAKAISTQIGYPVLIKASAGGGGKGMRVVESEAEFDEQMDRAVSEALSAFGDGSVFIEKYVTSPRHIEIQVLGDQHGNIIHLFERECSVQRRHQKVVEEAPSAILTPEIREAMGQAAVDVARACGYYGAGTVEFIVNDNLDFYFLEMNTRLQVEHPVTELITGIDLVKQMIYIAEGEPLTIRQEDLQINGHAVEVRVYAEDPANNFLPDVGTLDTYVRPQGNGVRVDDGFEQGMSIPIYYDPMIAKLITYGESREEAIQKMIRAIDEYQISGVQTTLPFGRFVMEHQAFRSGQFDTGFVSNYFSPDKLTPEPDPAEAELAAVLAAYLLEQAKSSKKQPAANSPSTLTKKSQWKTNRMR